CAGATGGCCAGAAACCCGGGGGCGGGAACCGTGATGGACGGCCTGCCGGACGACGACGCCAGAAGGTTCGCAGCCGAACTATCTATGGCTCCCGCCATCACCCACGACCCCGAAGAGGTCTTTTTAAGACTAGAAGAGTTCCGAATCGTCAGACAGATCTCCGAACTTAAGGCTAAACTCGACAAGTTTGACCCCGAGGGTGAAGCGGATTCCTACGACCGAACGTTCATGGAATTGATGCGTTTGGATGTCGAACGTCGAAAGTTCGACGACAAATGAGAGGACCCGATGGCGAAAGACGCTGAGATAGACGATGTAAAGGATCTTGTCTCTCGAGGCAAGGAGAAGGGCTGGCTCACCGCCGACGAGATAGCAGATGCGCTCGGCAGCCTGGCCCTAACCGCAGAACAAGTAGACGGTGTTTATGCACTAATAGTCGAAGAGGGCGTTGAGGTCGTAGAACACGAGCCCGGGACTCCCGACGAACAAGTCGAGGACTTCCGCCGGGACTCCGAGCTTCTTAAAGCTCCCACCAATGACCCCGTCCGCATGTACCTCAAAGAAATTGGAAAGGTCTCGCTGCTCACGGCCGACCAAGAAGTGGACCTGGCCGAGCGCATTGAGGCAGGCCTGTGGGCCGAAGAGATGCTCTGTGACTCCACCAAGTTCGATCTAGCCCGGATCGAAACCCTTGCCCGGCGATCGTCCCTCGCGGTCGGCGAGGCGTCGCTCACTCAGGACAAAGCCAGGGAGATCTGCCGCCGCATCGAGCGGGACGGAGTACTGGCTAAACGAAAGCTCGTCGAGGCGAACCTGAGGCTCGTAGTCTCAATCGCCAAGCGGTACGTGGGCCGAGGAATGTTGTTTCTGGACCTGATTCAGGAAGGCAATCTCGGCCTTATTCGCGCCGTGGAGAAGTTCGACTACAACAAGGGCTTCAAGTTCTCCACCTACGCAACCTGGTGGATCCGCCAGGCGATCACCCGGGCGATCGCCGACCAGGCACGCACCATCCGAATCCCGGTCCATATGGTCGAGACCATCAACAAGCTGCTGCGCATCCAGCGTCAGCTGATGCAGGACCTCAACCGTGAGCCGCTTGCCGAGGAGATCGCCGAGCAGATGGAGCTCAGCGCCGACAAGGTGCGGGAGATCATGAAGGTCTCCCAGGAGCCGGTCTCGCTGGAAACTCCCATCGGTGAGGAGGAGGACACCCACCTGGGCGACTTCATAGAGGACTCGGACGCGGTGGTTCCGCTGGACGCGGCGTCGTTCATCCTGCTGCAGGAGCAGCTGGAGAGCGTCCTGCACACGCTGAGTCAGAGGGAAAAGAAGGTAATCCAGCTACGCTTCGGGCTGCACGACGGCACGCCGAGGACGCTGGAAGAGGTAGGCAAGGAGTTCGGGGTCACCCGGGAGCGTATTCGTCAGATCGAGTCGAAGACCCTGTCGAAGCTCCGGCACCCGTCCCGGTCGCAGAAGCTGCGCGACTACCTGGAGTAGGAATGTCACGTTGCGGGGGCCGAAAAGCCCCCGCAACATGAAAACCCTTTTAGTTAGACGACGCGGTCGTCTTCGTGGTGTTGCCGCTGTCGCCGCCTGCGCCGGTGGTGTTCTTGATGCTGCTGCCACCCTTCACGCCGGCTGCCTTGCTCATGACCGAGCCCATCATCTCTTTGCCGGACTCGAGCTTGGCTGCGACCATCGGCTTCATGGGCTCAATGGCCTTCTTGACCGTGGGAGACTCCGAAACCTTCTTGATCTTCAGCTGGATCTGCTCGTAACGCTGACGACCGGCTTTGGCCCCCTGCATGTATCCGACTGCGAAACCCGCGATGGCTCCTGACTTGAATGCACCCATGTGACCTCCTTTGTAGTCGTGCCTTTCTTATTCCTCCGAATGGCGTCCGGTAAACGACTCAGGCGACAAGGTCACGGTCGTTAGGGGCCGAATGGCACTAAAG
The Actinomycetota bacterium genome window above contains:
- the rpoD gene encoding RNA polymerase sigma factor RpoD, encoding MAKDAEIDDVKDLVSRGKEKGWLTADEIADALGSLALTAEQVDGVYALIVEEGVEVVEHEPGTPDEQVEDFRRDSELLKAPTNDPVRMYLKEIGKVSLLTADQEVDLAERIEAGLWAEEMLCDSTKFDLARIETLARRSSLAVGEASLTQDKAREICRRIERDGVLAKRKLVEANLRLVVSIAKRYVGRGMLFLDLIQEGNLGLIRAVEKFDYNKGFKFSTYATWWIRQAITRAIADQARTIRIPVHMVETINKLLRIQRQLMQDLNREPLAEEIAEQMELSADKVREIMKVSQEPVSLETPIGEEEDTHLGDFIEDSDAVVPLDAASFILLQEQLESVLHTLSQREKKVIQLRFGLHDGTPRTLEEVGKEFGVTRERIRQIESKTLSKLRHPSRSQKLRDYLE